A single Anabas testudineus chromosome 10, fAnaTes1.2, whole genome shotgun sequence DNA region contains:
- the LOC113160556 gene encoding beta-crystallin B1-like, producing MSSGDKSKTSSQTDGKAAQSKKSEMGMMSYKMYVFDQENFQGRMIEISNECMNVCELGMDRVRSLRVECGPFVGFEQMNFCGEMYILEKGEYPRWDSWSNCQKNDYLLSFRPVRMDPEKHKICLYEVGEFKGRKMEIVDDDVPSLFSYGFTDRVGSIMVSCGTWVGYQFPGYRGSQYLLEKGEYRHFNEYGARHPQFQSVRRIRDMQWHQQGCYTMASK from the exons ATGTCCAGTGGAGACAAGTCCAAGACTTCTTCCCAGACTGACGGCAAGGCTGCTCAGAGCAAGAAGTCTGAGATGGGAATGATGTCCTACAAG ATGTACGTCTTCGACCAGGAGAACTTCCAGGGTCGCATGATCGAGATCAGCAACgagtgcatgaatgtgtgtgagctggGCATGGACCGTGTGCGTTCCCTGCGTGTTGAGTGTGGACC CTTCGTGGGCTTCGAGCAGATGAACTTCTGCGGCGAGATGTACATCCTGGAGAAGGGAGAGTATCCTCGCTGGGACTCCTGGAGCAACTGCCAGAAGAATGACTACCTGCTGTCCTTCAGGCCTGTCAGAATG gACCCTGAGAAGCACAAGATCTGCCTGTACGAGGTGGGAGAGTTCAAGGGCCGCAAGATGGAGATTGTGGACGATGACGTTCCCAGTCTGTTCTCTTATGGCTTCACTGACAGAGTGGGCAGCATCATGGTCAGCTGTGGAAC TTGGGTGGGATACCAGTTCCCTGGATACCGTGGCAGCCAGTATCTGCTGGAGAAGGGCGAGTACAGGCATTTCAACGAGTATGGTGCCCGCCATCCTCAGTTCCAGTCCGTGAGGCGCATCCGTGACATGCAGTGGCACCAACAGGGCTGCTACACCATGGCCAGCAAGTGA